In Excalfactoria chinensis isolate bCotChi1 chromosome 5, bCotChi1.hap2, whole genome shotgun sequence, a single genomic region encodes these proteins:
- the BTBD6 gene encoding BTB/POZ domain-containing protein 6 isoform X2, producing MAAELYPANTNIANSNAAAAGSKKPALQLQQSAQPPPPPQLQNLNNNNLESASWQSCHPTLRERNALMFNNELMADVHFIVGPPGASKKVPAHKYVLAVGSSVFYAMFYGDLAEVKSEIHIPDVEPAAFLILLKYMYSDEIDLEADTVLATLYAAKKYIVPALAKACVNFLETSLEAKNACVLLSQSRLFEEPELTQRCWEVIDAQAEMALKSEGFCEIDLQTLEIIVTREALNTKEVVVFEAVLNWAEAECKRQGLPVTPRNKRNVLGKALYLVRIPTMTLEEFANGAAQSDILTLEETHNIFLWYTAANKPKLEFPLTKRKGLVPQRCHRFQSSAYRSNQWRYRGRCDSIQFAVDKRIFIAGLGLYGSSCGKAEYSVKIELKRLGVVLAQNLTKFTSDGSSNTFSVWFEHPVQVEQDTFYNVSAILDGNELSYFGQEGMTEVQCGKVTFQFQCSSDSTNGTGVQGGQIPELIFYA from the exons ATGGCCGCAGAACTTTACCCTGCCAACACCAATATCGCCAACAGCaacgccgccgccgccggcagCAAGAAACCCgcgctgcagctgcagcagagcgcgcagccgcccccgccgccccaGCTCCAGAacctcaacaacaacaacttgGAGAGCGCCAGCTGGCAGTCGTGCCACCCCACGCTGCGCGAGAG GAACGCGCTGATGTTCAATAACGAGCTCATGGCTGACGTCCACTTCATCGTGGGCCCGCCGGGGGCATCCAAGAAAGTTCCTGCCCATAAG TACGTGCTGGCAGTGGGCAGCTCCGTCTTCTACGCTATGTTTTACGGCGATCTCGCCGAGGTCAAATCCGAAATCCATATCCCAGATGTGGAACCCGCAGCCTTTCTTATCCTATTAAA ATACATGTACAGCGACGAGATAGACCTGGAAGCCGACACTGTGCTGGCGACGCTCTACGCTGCCAAGAAGTACATCGTGCCGGCCCTGGCAAAGGCGTGCGTCAACTTCCTGGAGACGAGCTTGGAGGCAAAGAACGCGTGCGTCCTGCTGTCCCAGAGCCGGCTCTTCGAGGAGCCAGAGCTGACACAGCGCTGCTGGGAGGTGATCGATGCTCAGGCTGAGATGGCTCTCAAATCGGAAGGGTTCTGCGAGATCGACCTGCAGACGCTGGAGATCATTGTGACGCGGGAAGCTCTCAACaccaaggaggtggtggtgtttgAAGCCGTTCTCAACTGGGCCGAGGCCGAGTGCAAGAGGCAGGGGCTGCCAGTGACGCCGCGCAACAAGAGGAACGTGTTGGGGAAAGCGCTGTACTTGGTGCGGATCCCCACCATGACTTTGGAAGAGTTTGCCAACGGGGCGGCCCAGTCCGACATCCTCACGCTGGAGGAGACGCACAACATATTCCTGTGGTACACGGCCGCCAACAAACCCAAACTCGAGTTTCCGCTGACCAAAAGGAAAGGACTGGTGCCGCAGCGCTGCCATCGCTTTCAGTCATCTGCGTACCGCAGTAACCAGTGGAGGTACCGGGGGCGGTGCGACAGCATTCAGTTTGCTGTAGACAAACGGATATTTATAGCGGGACTGGGATTGTATGGGTCGAGTTGTGGCAAAGCTGAATACAGCGTCAAAATCGAACTGAAGCGCTTAGGAGTTGTCCTGGCTCAGAATCTGACAAAGTTTACCTCCGACGGCTCCAGCAATACCTTCTCGGTGTGGTTTGAGCACCCGGTGCAGGTTGAGCAGGACACGTTTTACAATGTAAGTGCCATTCTGGACGGCAATGAGCTCAGTTACTTCGGGCAGGAGGGAATGACTGAAGTGCAGTGTGGCAAAGTGACCTTCCAGTTCCAGTGCTCCTCGGACAGTACCAACGGGACCGGGGTACAAGGAGGACAAATCCCTGAGCTCATTTTCTATGCATGA
- the BTBD6 gene encoding BTB/POZ domain-containing protein 6 isoform X1 produces the protein MPLPHGCLNGRIMKCLTFFLLLPETLKKSKKSVRSNGKAPGCSEAVPLALKKKMAAELYPANTNIANSNAAAAGSKKPALQLQQSAQPPPPPQLQNLNNNNLESASWQSCHPTLRERNALMFNNELMADVHFIVGPPGASKKVPAHKYVLAVGSSVFYAMFYGDLAEVKSEIHIPDVEPAAFLILLKYMYSDEIDLEADTVLATLYAAKKYIVPALAKACVNFLETSLEAKNACVLLSQSRLFEEPELTQRCWEVIDAQAEMALKSEGFCEIDLQTLEIIVTREALNTKEVVVFEAVLNWAEAECKRQGLPVTPRNKRNVLGKALYLVRIPTMTLEEFANGAAQSDILTLEETHNIFLWYTAANKPKLEFPLTKRKGLVPQRCHRFQSSAYRSNQWRYRGRCDSIQFAVDKRIFIAGLGLYGSSCGKAEYSVKIELKRLGVVLAQNLTKFTSDGSSNTFSVWFEHPVQVEQDTFYNVSAILDGNELSYFGQEGMTEVQCGKVTFQFQCSSDSTNGTGVQGGQIPELIFYA, from the exons ATGCCGCTGCCCCATGGGTGCCTCAATGGCAGGATCATGAAgtgtttgactttttttcttctgcttccagagACCTTAAAGAAGTCCAAAAAGAGCGTCAGGTCAAACGGCAAGGCGCCAGGATGCTCTGAGGCAGTGCCCCTGGCCCTGAAGAAGAAGATGGCCGCAGAACTTTACCCTGCCAACACCAATATCGCCAACAGCaacgccgccgccgccggcagCAAGAAACCCgcgctgcagctgcagcagagcgcgcagccgcccccgccgccccaGCTCCAGAacctcaacaacaacaacttgGAGAGCGCCAGCTGGCAGTCGTGCCACCCCACGCTGCGCGAGAG GAACGCGCTGATGTTCAATAACGAGCTCATGGCTGACGTCCACTTCATCGTGGGCCCGCCGGGGGCATCCAAGAAAGTTCCTGCCCATAAG TACGTGCTGGCAGTGGGCAGCTCCGTCTTCTACGCTATGTTTTACGGCGATCTCGCCGAGGTCAAATCCGAAATCCATATCCCAGATGTGGAACCCGCAGCCTTTCTTATCCTATTAAA ATACATGTACAGCGACGAGATAGACCTGGAAGCCGACACTGTGCTGGCGACGCTCTACGCTGCCAAGAAGTACATCGTGCCGGCCCTGGCAAAGGCGTGCGTCAACTTCCTGGAGACGAGCTTGGAGGCAAAGAACGCGTGCGTCCTGCTGTCCCAGAGCCGGCTCTTCGAGGAGCCAGAGCTGACACAGCGCTGCTGGGAGGTGATCGATGCTCAGGCTGAGATGGCTCTCAAATCGGAAGGGTTCTGCGAGATCGACCTGCAGACGCTGGAGATCATTGTGACGCGGGAAGCTCTCAACaccaaggaggtggtggtgtttgAAGCCGTTCTCAACTGGGCCGAGGCCGAGTGCAAGAGGCAGGGGCTGCCAGTGACGCCGCGCAACAAGAGGAACGTGTTGGGGAAAGCGCTGTACTTGGTGCGGATCCCCACCATGACTTTGGAAGAGTTTGCCAACGGGGCGGCCCAGTCCGACATCCTCACGCTGGAGGAGACGCACAACATATTCCTGTGGTACACGGCCGCCAACAAACCCAAACTCGAGTTTCCGCTGACCAAAAGGAAAGGACTGGTGCCGCAGCGCTGCCATCGCTTTCAGTCATCTGCGTACCGCAGTAACCAGTGGAGGTACCGGGGGCGGTGCGACAGCATTCAGTTTGCTGTAGACAAACGGATATTTATAGCGGGACTGGGATTGTATGGGTCGAGTTGTGGCAAAGCTGAATACAGCGTCAAAATCGAACTGAAGCGCTTAGGAGTTGTCCTGGCTCAGAATCTGACAAAGTTTACCTCCGACGGCTCCAGCAATACCTTCTCGGTGTGGTTTGAGCACCCGGTGCAGGTTGAGCAGGACACGTTTTACAATGTAAGTGCCATTCTGGACGGCAATGAGCTCAGTTACTTCGGGCAGGAGGGAATGACTGAAGTGCAGTGTGGCAAAGTGACCTTCCAGTTCCAGTGCTCCTCGGACAGTACCAACGGGACCGGGGTACAAGGAGGACAAATCCCTGAGCTCATTTTCTATGCATGA